A window of the Alnus glutinosa chromosome 4, dhAlnGlut1.1, whole genome shotgun sequence genome harbors these coding sequences:
- the LOC133866027 gene encoding non-specific lipid-transfer protein 2-like, giving the protein MKASYIAVCALLLLLLARAQITVAVTCNPTQLSPCVSAITSSSAPSTVCCGKIKEQKPCLCQYLKNPNLKKFVNSPNARKVANTCGTPFPKC; this is encoded by the coding sequence ATGAAGGCATCATACATTGCAGTGTGTGCTCTGCTGCTGCTGCTCCTAGCCAGAGCACAGATAACAGTGGCAGTAACATGCAACCCCACGCAGCTGAGCCCTTGTGTGAGTGCAATCACATCTTCAAGCGCACCATCTACAGTTTGCTGCGGTAAGATCAAAGAACAGAAGCCCTGCCTCTGCCAATACCTCAAGAATCCCAACCTCAAAAAGTTTGTGAACTCCCCCAATGCCAGGAAAGTTGCAAACACTTGTGGAACTCCCTTCCCCAAGTGCTAG